The following proteins come from a genomic window of Miscanthus floridulus cultivar M001 chromosome 2, ASM1932011v1, whole genome shotgun sequence:
- the LOC136539462 gene encoding uncharacterized protein, translated as MSDEDRRWMRMSRFTSEWQTGFKNYIQSIFGGTSEEETAPCPCTRCRCMSYRTQKEVRTHVALRGFDESFIQGEGNGPPLLVEKDNADEGTRDHADGSHELISSLINGVVHGEVIGNDEEDPNGSAKKLYRLLEEAKKELYPGCKEVTKVSFIVMLFQIKCMDGLSNNCLERILRLFLLVLPDGHCLPTSLDKVHKVVRDLGLDYQKIHACVNDCVLFRGDYAERDNCPTCGESRWKESGGTEKDGPVVTAGGQKRFPRKILCYFPLIPRLQRLYMRASTSSLMRWHKEELVRDGKMRHPADSLAWQHVNSEFKDFASDPRNVRLGLAADGFNPFGMLNVAYTTWPVILIPYNLPPWLCLKQPFWMMSMLIPGSKSPRMNIDVYLQPLIDELKELWVQGVKTWDAKEKKNFTLRALLLWTINDFPAYAMLSGWSTKGKFACPYCHKDTDYLLLKFGSKHCYLGHRRFLPQNHRWRRNKNSFNNKTETREAPVPLTGAQVIQQYESFEQPKFGTATKKRKQREEDSRWHNWRKKSIFFDLPYWKKLLVRHNLDVMHIEKNIYESIIGTLLGIDGKCKDSDKAWLDMQHLGIRHDQHPVLENGQYTLPPSLYSLGKDEKIVLCTFLEGVRMPDGYASNIKRCVDFDGCKVSGLKSHDYHVILQKLLPLVARHILPEDVARPLIELSRFFNALCSKELVQSDIEKLSSSIAETLCQLEMIFPPAFFDIMMHLPVHLAEETKIGGPVCYR; from the coding sequence ATGTCTGATGAAGATAGGAGGTGGATGCGCATGTCCAGATTTACTTCTGAATGGCAAACAGGATTCAAGAACTATATTCAGAGTATATTTGGAGGCACATCTGAAGAAGAAACTGCTCCATGTCCATGTACTCGATGCCGTTGCATGTCTTATCGAACTCAAAAAGAGGTTCGAACTCACGTGGCACTGAGAGGGTTTGATGAGAGTTTCATCCAAGGAGAAGGTAATGGTCCGCCTTTATTAGTTGAGAAGGACAACGCTGATGAAGGCACGAGAGATCATGCGGATGGTTCCCACGAGCTGATTTCTTCACTGATCAACGGTGTTGTACATGGAGAAGTCATAGGAAATGATGAGGAAGACCCAAATGGGAGTGCAAAGAAACTGTATCGGTTACTAGAAGAGGCAAAGAAGGAATTGTATCCAGGTTGCAAGGAGGTTACAAAGGTTTCTTTCATTGTCATGCTATTTCAGATTAAGTGCATGGATGGTCTTAGTAACAACTGCTTGGAACGCATACTTcgcctgttcttgcttgtgctccCTGATGGCCATTGCCTCCCAACATCCTTGGACAAAGTGCATAAGGTTGTTCGAGATCTTGGCCTCGATTACCAAAAGATTCATGCATGTGTGAATGACTGTGTGTTATTTCGTGGGGATTATGCTGAAAGGGATAACTGTCCAACATGTGGTGAGTCTAGGTGGAAAGAGTCCGGGGGTACTGAAAAGGATGGTCCTGTTGTCACTGCCGGCGGACAGAAGCGTTTTCCACGTAAGATCCTTTGTTATTTTCCACTTATTCCTCGTTTGCAAAGATTGTACATGAGAGCATCAACATCTTCACTGATGCGTTGGCATAAGGAAGAACTGGTGCGTGATGGGAAAATGCGTCACCCTGCAGACTCGTTGGCATGGCAGCATGTGaatagtgagtttaaggattttgcatCGGACCCTCGCAATGTAAGGCTCGGTCTTGCAGCTGATGGCTTCAATCCATTTGGGAtgttgaatgttgcatacactacATGGCCTGTCATCCTAATTCCTTACAACTTGCCTCCTTGGTTGTGTTTGAAACAACCATTTTGGATGATGTCTATGCTGATACCAGGTTCGAAATCTCCTAGAATGAATATTGATGTCTATTTGCAGCCCCTGATTGATGAGCTGAAGGAATTGTGGGTACAAGGTGTTAAAACATGGgatgcaaaggagaagaagaattttACTCTTCGTGCGCTTCTACTATGGACTATAAATGATTTCCCTGCCTATGCCATGCTATCTGGCTGGAGTACTAAAGGAAAGTTTGCATGCCCATACTGCCACAAAGATACAGACTACTTATTGTTGAAATTCGGGTCGAAGCACTGCTACTTGGGTCATCGTCGGTTTCTACCTCAGAACCACAGGTGGCGTAGGAACAAAAACAGCTTCAACAACAAGACAGAGACGAGGGAGGCACCTGTGCCACTGACTGGTGCACAGGTTATACAACAGTATGAAAGTTTTGAGCAACCAAAATTTGGAACAGCCACAAAGAAGAGGAAGCAGCGTGAAGAAGATAGTAGGTGGCacaattggaggaagaagagtatATTTTTTGACCTGCCTTACTGGAAAAAATTGCTTGTAAGGCATAATTTGGATGTTATGCACATCGAGAAAAATATCTATGAGAGCATAATTGGGACGTTGCTTGGCATAGATGGTAAGTGTAAGGATAGTGACAAGGCGTGGCTTGACATGCAACATCTTGGGATAAGGCACGATCAGCATCCAGTGCTGGAGAATGGTCAGTATACTTTGCCACCATCACTGTACTCCTTAGGCAAGGACGAGAAGATAGTGTTATGTACATTCTTAGAAGGAGTGAGGATGCCTGATGGTTACGCGTCTAATATAAAGAGATGCGTGGATTTTGATGGATGTAAGGTTTCTGGACTGAAATCACATGACTATCATGTTATTTTGCAGAAACTGTTACCCTTAGTTGCACGTCACATATTGCCTGAAGATGTTGCTAGACCATTGATTGAGCTTAGCAGGTTTTTCAATGCCCTATGTTCAAAGGAGCTGGTGCAAAGTGACATTGAAAAACTAAGCTCTTCAATTGCAGAGACTTTATGTCAGCTTGAGATGATATTCCCTCCAGCATTTTTTGATATTATGATGCACTTGCCAGTTCATTTAGCTGAGGAGACTAAAATTGGAGGACCTGTGTGTTATCGCTAG